One genomic window of Monodelphis domestica isolate mMonDom1 chromosome 1, mMonDom1.pri, whole genome shotgun sequence includes the following:
- the LOC100013003 gene encoding WD repeat-containing protein 82-like: MGTRRQTASQLPRLSFGLPSRGAPPRLPPALAPPPPHPLPSLLPSPLSHFPFPPLPTPDPATASFSPGPSAMKLTDIVLRSFRVAKVFRENSDKINCLDFSPNGETVISSSDDDSIVLYDCQEGKPKRTLYSKKYGVDLIRYTHAANTVVYSSNKIDDTIRYLSLHDNKYIRYFPGHNERVVALSMSPIDDTFISGSLDRTIRLWDLRSPNCQGLMHLQGQPVCSFDPEGLIFAAGVNSEMVKLYDLRSFDKGPFATFKMQYDRSCEWTGLKFSNDGKLILISTNGSFISLVDAFKGAVMHTFGGYNNSKAVTLEASFTPDSQFIMIGSDDGTIHIWNGESGIKVAVLDGNHTGPITCLQFNPRFMTFASACSNMAFWLPTIDD, encoded by the coding sequence ATGGGAACGAGGAGGCAGACAGCAAGCCAGCTGCCTCGGCTCTCCTTTGGCCTCCCCTCGCGAGGGGCCCCACCCCGGCTTCCCCCGGCCCTCgcgccacccccaccccaccctctgccctcccttctcccttctcccttgtcCCATTTCCCTTTCCCGCCGCTCCCCACCCCTGACCCCGCCACGGCCTCCTTCTCACCCGGCCCCAGTGCCATGAAGCTGACGGACATCGTGCTACGGAGCTTCCGCGTGGCCAAGGTGTTCCGGGAGAACTCGGACAAGATCAACTGTTTGGATTTCAGCCCCAATGGCGAGACGGTCATCTCCAGCAGCGACGACGACTCCATCGTCCTGTACGACTGTCAGGAGGGCAAACCAAAGCGAACGCTGTACAGTAAGAAGTACGGAGTGGACCTAATCAGATACACCCATGCAGCCAACACCGTAGTGTACAGTTCTAACAAAATAGACGATACAATCCGCTACCTGTCCTTGCATGATAACAAATACATCCGGTACTTCCCAGGACACAACGAGAGGGTGGTAGCCTTGTCCATGTCGCCAATAGATGACACCTTTATCTCTGGGTCCCTGGATAGAACCATCCGGCTCTGGGATCTCCGGTCTCCTAACTGCCAGGGCCTCATGCATCTCCAGGGACAACCAGTTTGTTCTTTTGATCCAGAAGGATTAATTTTTGCCGCTGGGGTCAATTCTGAAATGGTTAAACTTTATGATCTTCGTTCTTTTGATAAGGGGCCATTTGCTACCTTCAAAATGCAGTATGATAGGAGCTGTGAGTGGACAGGCTTAAAGTTCAGCAATGATGGCAAACTCATCCTTATATCTACTAATGGCAGTTTTATCAGCCTGGTTGATGCATTTAAGGGAGCAGTGATGCATACGTTTGGGGGCTATAACAACAGTAAAGCCGTCACATTGGAGGCCTCCTTCACCCCAGATTCTCAGTTTATTATGATCGGCTCCGATGATGGTACGATTCACATCTGGAATGGAGAAAGTGGCATAAAGGTGGCTGTGCTGGATGGGAACCACACTGGTCCCATAACCTGTTTGCAATTCAATCCCAGGTTTATGACCTTTGCCAGCGCATGTTCTAACATGGCATTCTGGCTGCCCACCATTGATGACTGA